The DNA region TTAACTTTACCCAAAATAATCGTTCTTTTAGGTCCTACTGCATCAGGAAAATCGGATATTGCTATTAAGCTTGCCCAGGAATTTAACGGGGAAATAATTTCTGCTGACAGCCGGCAAGTTTATCGCGGGATGAATATTGGTTCTGGCAAGGTAACAGAAGCGGAACAGAAAATGGCAATTCATCATATGCTTGATATTGCCGACCCTAATGATGAGTTTAATATTTCACATTTCAAAAAATCAGCGGAAAAAATAATTAAAGATATTTTAAAGCGGAAAAAATTGCCCATTATTTGCGGAGGTACCGGATTCTGGATCAAGGCTATTGTTGATAATTTGCAGTTGCCGGAAGTGAAACCAGATAAAAAGTTGCGTAACTTGTTAAGCAACAAATCAGCCGAAGAACTTTTTAAAATGCTAAGAAAGCTTGATCCAGAAAGAGCGGAAAGTATTGATCCAAAAAATAAAGTGCGCTTAATTCGCGCCATTGAAATCTGTGAAACATTAGGTACTGTTCCGAAAATGACAACTGCCGATAAAGAGTCAAGGAAATATGAATTTTTACAAATTAGCATCAACGTGCCGAAAAAAATTTTAACTGAAAAAATAAAAAAACGCCTAGAGCAACGTTTTAAACAAGGGATGATTGAAGAAGTGCAGAATCTGAATAAAAATGGTGTTTCCTGGGAACGCTTGGAATATTTCGGCCTGGAATACCGCTGGATCGCCAGATATCTTCAAAATAAAGTTTCTCTTTCGGAAATGAAAGAAAAACTTTATTTTGATATCATACACTATGCCAAGCGTCAGATGACATGGTTCAAGAAAGATAAAAGAATTCTATGGCTGAAAGATTATAGAGAGATTAAAAAAGAAATAATGCAATTTCTAAAACACTAATCTTTAGAATTTACTTCATCTTCCAATATTCCCTCTTCAAAAGATTTAGTCATATAAGCAACTCCGGAAGCAAACTTTTCAGCAGCATTTTCTTCTAATATTTCAATTTCTTTAGGAGATAGTGGAAGTTTTGATGAAACTTCAGTTTCTACAAATCCTTCTATGTCATTAGCCAACAAAGCTTTTTGGATTTGTTTATCATTAAGATCCGTCATCTTCAACTTGGAACGCACTTTAGCTATAACCCTCTCTAGGGGGCTGCCTTCTAAAACACTTTCCCTGAAATCATCTCCGGTTTCTATTCCATTACCCTTTGCTGGATTTTCAAAAATACTTTTTCCATTAAGCATAGATTTAAAAAAAATTATTATTTTATTTTTTTACGAAGTAGTTCCATAACCATTCCTGGGTTAGCTTTTCCTTTGGTTTCCTTCATAATTTGTCCAACCAAAAACTGCAAAGCATTTTGCTTACCGGATTTATAATCTTCAACTGATTTTGCATTAGCTTCAAGTACACTTTCAACGGCAGCTTCCAGTTCGGATGCATCCTGCATTTGCCCCAGATTTTTTTCTTCAATAATTTGAGACGGATCACCGCCTGTATGATACATATCTTTTAAAACTTTTTGAGCTGCACTTGAATTAATTTTTCCGTCAGCGATCAATCCGATAAGTTCTGCATAATTTTCTGGAGTTATTTTCAAGTCCTTTACATCATGTTTATTTTCAACCAAGTGCTTGCGCAATTCTGAAATAATATAGTTAGTTGCCAGCTTGATAACCCTCTCTTCTGGAGATTTAATTTCATGGGATAAAATTTTTTCTTTTATTTCACCTATCACCTGTTCAAAATATTCAGCCAGATCATTTTGTGCCGTAAGAATGGCGATGTCATCATTATCAAGACTGTATTCTGAAGCAAATCTTTTTTCTTTAGCGTCCGGAAGCTCGGGAAGTCTTGTCTTTAAATTCTTAATGTATTGCTGAGTAAATTCCATGGGCGGAATATCCGGTTCCGGAAAATATCTGTAATCATGAGCCGACTCTTTTTTTCTCTGCGAAACGGTAACATTTTTCACACTGTCCCAACCGCGTGTCTCCTGCACAACTTTATCGCCCTTTTCTAAAATTTCTTTTTGCCTTTCAATTTCATAATTTATGGCTTTTTCGACGAAACGGAATGAGTTTATATTTTTTACTTCAACTTTCGTTCCACTTAATTTATTTTCTCCTTCCTTGTGCAGAGACAGATTAACTTCGCAGCGCATATTCCCCTTTTCCATGTCAGCATCAGAAATTCCCAGATAACGGCAAATCTGTTGCAGCTTAGTGCAGAATAATCTAGCTTGTTCCCCATTTTCAAAATCAGGTTCAGTTACTAATTCCATAAGAGGCACTCCGGCGCGATTAAAATCAACCAGGGTATAATCAGCTCCCTTGGGATGGATAAGTTTGCCTGTGTCTTCTTCTAAATGTATGCGAGTTATACCAATTTCTTTTCCATTTATATTGATACGCCCCTTTCCGCAAAGCGGTTGATCATATTGGGATATTTGATAGCCCTTAGGCAGGTCGGGATAAAAATAATTCTTACGGTCGAACTTTGATTTAACATTTATTTCGCAATTCAGGGCTAATCCAGCCAGTTGCACAAATTCAATTGCCTGTTGATTAGGAACAGGTAAAGTCCCCGGCTGGCCCGTGCAAACTGGACAAATATGTATATTTGGTTTTTTTTCTAAGCCTAAACCATTTTTGGAATTACAAAACATTTTGGAATGAGTTTTTAGTTCCACATGAACTTCCATGCCAATTGTTGGTATATATTTCATAAAATTGAAAATATAATATATTTATAATTCTTTAATTATCGATTATCTCCATCTCCATGCAATTTTCCCCTTTCCATTCTATCATATAGTTTTTTTATATTCTTTTCTGCAACTTCATCTAATGATAACCCAAGCTCTGTTGAAAGCTGAGATAAATACCATAAAACATCCCCGAGTTCCTTTTCTATGGCTTCTTTAGTTTCATCATCTACTTTGCCATCCTTATCTCTAAATATTTTCTTGATTTTTCCTAAAACTTCCCCGGCTTCATCGCCCAATCCTAATGCCGGATATACAAAACTTTCTCCAATTTTAGGATAAATTGCTGTTTTTCTAGATTTTTCCTGATACTCCTTAAAATCCATATTTTTTATTTATAATAATATTCCAACTATTCCTTTTATATCATCATGAACATTTTTTATTTCCTGATTAGCGTTTACTTCGGCCCAATTATATTTTCCGGAAAGAAGCTTGTGGAAATTCTTGCAAATCGTAATTCTCTCGGCCTCCATTTCATTACGATGGTCTTTTTCCACAGCTGTCAAAAATCTATTGCCGTTCATCAAAATCGATAAATCTTCCTTTAATAAATTCTTATTTATTTCTTCCAGATATTCAAGATCTCCTCCCCAGGTAAGCCCCCAGGCTATTCCGGTACCTATATAATCTTCCGCCACTATCCATTCGCCATTTTCTAATCTTCTTTTTAATGTTCCTTCATATCTTGACCTGTTATCGGCATATTTTTTCTGAAGTTCATGAGTTGAAAGTTCGTTTTTTTCTCTAAATTCAGGATCACGTAAATATTTATAGATAAAAGGACCTTCTGGTTCTAAATCATAAACTGGATATTTTAATCTCGAAACGTTTTTGCTCTTTTCTTTAAGATATTCGACTAAAAGTTCAACTTGGGTAGTTTTGCCAATACCATTAATGCCATATATTGCAATGAATTTACCTTTTTCCATATTATATTTTTTATTCCATTTCAGAGCTATTTTAGCATAAAAAAAACCAAAGTAAAAGCCATTGCAAAACATGTTTTGCAATGGCTTTAATATTTTTTTAAAAAATTTTAAATATTTCTTTCTGGAAAATAGTCTCCAATCAGACGTAATTCAATATCACGTCCACAATAACGAAGTCCTTCAATGCATTTTCCTGCTCGGTAGCAAGGTGGCTCGAAAATTTGAAGAAGTTTTTCATATTTTTCTCCTTTTTTCTGAATCGCCAAACGCAACATTCTTCCTAGATGGTAAATCTCCTCCTGCGCACAGAAACAGAGACGCTTGCCTTGTTCATGGGCAACAGCATTGAATGATCCGCGTTTTTTGTAGGTCACCATGGCGCCGTAGGGAGCCAAAATCATGGCCAGCGAATTTGGAATATTCTGAGAAACACTCAGCCATTGGTTCATTAATCCAAGTGCTTCTTTTTCCATTTTCATTCTGCGTAAAATTGGCGGCAGATAGAAATTGCCGGTAAATTTCGGTTCACCTCTGCCAATAGTGCGATGCCTCTGATCTTGACCCATGGTAGCAGCAGAAATTTCTATTTTTGTTCTGATGCCTCCAGTATTGTTGTTCATGGTATCAGGCAGGAAATGCAAGAGATCAATGGGATACATAATCTCTGACGGTGGCAAAACAAAATCTTCGATGCCTTCAATGTTCAAAAGCTTAAGTGAAGGTTTGTATTTTATTTTTATCGAATCTGCTGATGGCATCTTCATTTCCCATTGTTTTGGAAATTTCCGCTGGAACATAAAATCAACTTCCGGAAATTTTCTCAGGATCTTTTTAACCATCTCATCTGTTATATGTCGCATAGACGGCGTCCAGGCAGAATGATACATGGAAAACAATGAGACCAAGTCTACAGAAAAGTCCACACCAGTTGGGAAAATCAAAGAAATAAACATCCGCATTTGCTCCTGCGCGATTTTTGGGGCATTTGCGTCCAAATTTCCGGCAGAAACAAGAGGACGTTCTTTTTTGATTAATTCAGTGGAAATTTCCGTTGCTTTTCCTATATTCTGGTGATAAATCATAACTCCTTTTTTGATATATCCCAGAACATTCTTAATTTCACGCTCATTCACTTCCGGCCAAAATGTTCTGATATATTTCTTTATTTCTCTGAAATTCGGTTCCAAAAACATTTTAGCGCAATAGCGTCCGCTTCTTTGATCGGTGTTGTAAAACGGATTAGCCAAATGCATTCCAAAAGTTATGTCGCCAATAGACACTCCTTCAATATCAAAACTGTAAAGATTATGTTCCAGTGTAGTATGATGGCTGGGTCCAAAAAGTCTTCCTTCGACATCAATCATGTCTCCCCATTTAGGAGGCTTTGATTGATAGCATTTTCTCGCCGCATGTGAAGCTTTTACAAGCGGCCTAGCATTGGGATTTAACCTTATTTTAAACATAATTACCTCCTTGACCTATAGGTTTTGTATTTGTAAAAAACTGCCTAATTCTTACAGTTATCTATGGTTTTGTCAATCCAAAAAATTATTTTTTGAAAAACAAAAACCGCCTCAGATTTACTCTGAAGCGGATAATTATTTTTTTATTTCTCTACAATATCCTGCTGTCCCCTTCTTATATCAAACCTGTTTGGTTCTTCATCCAGATGAAGCACCAGTCCATCCTTGGCAAAAAGTTCCTTGAGGCTTTTTATCATTTTCAAAATCTGCTCTACCAATGTCGGATGTACAAATCTTGTAGACCTGAGCTCAACCAGATAAACCAAGGCTTTCAAATCTCCTGCCAGTCTGCAAGGCACTTTATATCCCATGGCGACATAGTATTGCATTCCTTCCTCGCTGACGCCCAATTTCTTTATTTTTTCTTCCTGTGATTTTATAAATTCTTCTGTTTTTTCTCGAAGATTATCCGGCAAAGATTTCAGATACCATTCATTGAATCCGTGAGATAAATTCAAAAGTGGCATTCTTTGCACAATAGCGCGATGTCTTTGCAGGTCACGAAAAGATCCGAAATCCAAAAGAAATTCATATCCTACCATTCCGCATTCAGCGATTGCCATCGGCAGCTCTGTTTTTATCGGTCGAGATTCCAAAACATTTTTATACTCTGAAAGCATTTTTCTATCAACATTGTCATACAGCAAAGTGAAATCCCTGAGTGAATCATTTTTATAATAATATTTTCCCTGCATCCATTTTTTATTGTAATCTTCGGTATTAGCGAACCTTTCCTGCCCAAAAGAACTGGTATACATATCCCTTAGGGCTTCTTCTGTTTTTTCTGCGATGTCCCTGATTTCTTTGAGAGGATGATGACGCAAAAGCATCAATTCATCTGCAAATTGCCTAAAATTCATCCTCCAAGCCACATTTGTTGTGGCGCCTGCCGGCAGAAAAGATCGAGTTATATCAAAAGCTCTGGCCATTATGGCTTTGTCATATATTTTTTGATCTTCATCATTGTTTTTCGGAAATTGTTTTTTTAGATGTTCGCGTACCGGATCCTGAGAATCTAAATAAAACTTTCTCCAATTTTCCAGAATTTCTTCTCCTTCTTTGGTTCCAGCAGGATTCAAAAATTTCTGATCAGAAAAATCAACATATCGAGTGGAAGCTTCCTGACCAGAATATAGTCTCCAATCTTGTATGGCTTTAGCAGCCAGCATAGAAATACCTTCAACAAAAACTGTTGCACTTCCGCAATCCCCTATAGATTTATGTCCATATCCAACATAGAATCTTTCCATAAAATTTTCAGCACCTTTTTCTTCAAGAACACTGAGGTGATTTTTTATTCCGCCTGTTGAACGAGAATGCAACGCCTGAAGCATTGCTTCTGCTTGTCCGTCAATTTTAGCTTCCGTATTAAGTACAAGAACAAATCCATTATCTGATAATTTTTTTATTATATGTTTTTCGAGAATATTCATAACAATTTCACTGTAAATTTTCTTTTATTATTTTTTCAATCTGATTATATAAATCAACAAATGTTCCATTGTTATCCACAATATAATTTGCATAATTCTTCAAGTCACGAATCTGTGATTCTGATTCATCCTGATTTGATTTTTCAAATTCACTAAATGACTTCTTATCATCATCCGAATTTTCTTCTCTTTTAATTATACGTTCGTATCGGATTTTAATATCAGTCTCTACATAAATAAGTTTGAAATGAGGAACATTTTCGAGGTATAAAATATCTGACATCCTGCGCACTCCATCTACTACAACTACCTCATGACTGTCATCAAGAGTGTCCTTATACATAACCTTAGAAAGCAAATCTTCTCCAAAATTTTTACGAAGACTGGTTGAAATTATTTGCAAATTATCACGAGATTGTTCTATATGGAGCCTGTCTAATACATCACGCAAAACAGTCGAGAAACGGTGCGAGCTTCCTCTGTGTTCTCCGACTATGTGTTTTGCAATTGTTCCTTTTCCACATCCCATTTCGCCAGCAAGACCTAGTATTAATTTAGCCATATTTTTTTATTTTTTATTTAATTACATGTTTTCGTATTTTTGGATCTCATTGTTCACTAATTCATATTGCACTCCAGCTTCTTTAAAAACTTCCTTGCTTCTTTCTCCGGCATGATAATCCATATTGGCCACAACTCTCTTGATTCCCGCATTAATTATTACTTTAGCGCATGTATAGCACGGGGTCATATGACAATAGAGAGTTGATCCTTCTAAGGAAACCCCAAAACGAGCAGCATTTGCTATGGCATTTAATTCAGCATGCGAAGTTCTTATACAGTGTTGGGTTTCATGGCCATCAGCGTGCCTTACTGTATGCATCTCATGACCGATTTCATCACAGTGATCAATGCCTATTGGAGAACCAACATAGCCAGTAGCTAAAATTCTTCTGTCTTTAGTGATAACACAACCAGATCTTCCTCTGTCGCATGTCCCCCTTGAGCCAACTAGTTCGACTATTTTCAGAAAATATTCATCCCATGATGGACGTACGTATTTTTCTTCTTTCATATTTAATATAAGATAAAAATTATATCTGCTTTTTTATTGTACACATTAAATTTTATAAGGTCAAAGCTGAATAAAATTTAACAAAACAAACAAAAAAGGTACCTACAAAGGTACCTTTTTTTCTTTTTTTGCTAGACTATAAATTAACTTTCATTGATGGTCCCATTGTCGAACAAATAGAAATAGAAATTATGTATTTTCCTTTTACTCCTGCTGGCTTAGCCTTATTAACAGCCTCTATGAAAGTAGTATAATTTTCCTCTAATTTTTTGATCTCGAAAGAACTTTTTCCTATAACTTGATGAACAACTCCTGAGGCATCATTTTTAAAACTTAATTTTCCTTTTTTAAGCATTTCTACAGTTTCTTTAATTTTATCGGAAACAGTTTCAGTTTTAGGACTTGGCATCAATCCACGTGGCCCAAGAATTTTTGCTGCCGGGGCAAGTTTAGGCATCATTTCTGGGCTGGCAACCAAAACATCAAATCCATCAATTTTTCCCTGTTTTATTTTTTCAATAAAATCTTCAGCACCTACAATATCAGCACCAGCTTCTTTAGCTTCTTTAGCTTTCGTTGAAGTTACAACTGCAATTTTCTTTGTTTTTCCAATTCCGTGTGGCAAAACAACAGCTGCGCGAACCTGTTGGTCTCCTTTTTTTGTATCCAGACCCAATTTTATGTGAACTTCTACTGATTCATCGAATTTTGCAATTTTTCCTTCCTTTATAAGAGTCAGGGCTTCCGTAATAAGATAAGTTTTATTCTTATCCACTTTTTCAGAAATAGCTCTGTATTTTTTTCCTCTTTTCATATTTTTTGTGTGGTCATAATGTCCTGTCACTTATAAATGACGCGACTCCCACTTTGTTATAAATAAATTATTCTATTTTAATTCCCATTGACCTGGCTGTACCAGCTACAATTTTCATTGCACCTTCAACATCATTAGCATTAAGATCAACCATTTTTTTCTTTGCAATTTCTTCCAGCTGAGCCTTAGTAACTTTACCTACTTTATCTTTCAGTGGGTTGGCAGCTCCTTTTCCTATGCCAGCTGCCTTTTTCAAAAGTTCAGCTGCCGGAGCAGTTTTCATGATGAAATCAAAAGAGCGATCTTCATATACCGTAATTTCAACAGGAACAACTTCGCCCATTTTATCTTTTGTAGCATCATTAAAGCGAGTACAAAATTCCTGAATTGCAATTCCGTGCTGTCCTAGAACCGGACCAATTGGAGGTGCAGGATTAGCTTTTCCTCCAACAACTTGGAGCTTGATAATTATTTTAATTTTCTTTGCCATAATATTAATTTAACATTAGTTGATTTATATCTTACTTACTTGTAAGAAATCCAGTTCTACTGGGGTTTCACGTCCAAAAATTGAAACGAGAACTTTAACTTTTCCTTTGTCTTCATCAAACTCCTGAACTTTTCCGTCAAAATCTTTAAATGGCCCTTCATTTATCTTTATTGAGTCTCCTGCTTTCAGATCTATCTTATATTTCGGCTCAGCTACACCCATCCTCTTTTTCAACATTTCTATTTCATGAGGATCAACCGGCGTAGGAGTTGTCCCGAGTCCAATAAATCCGGTAACATTAGGCGTATTGCGAACCACATACCATGAAGCATCTGTAACAACCATATTAACCAAAACATACCCGGGATAAATTCTCTCTTCAAAAACCGTCCTTTTACCATTTTTAATTTTAATTTTATTTTCCTTTGGAACCATTACATCAAAAATAAGATCCTGCATATCCATGGATTCTATGCGTTGTTTAAGGTTACGAGCAACATTATCTTCGTAGCCAGAATATGTATGAATCACATACCAAGCTCGGCCGTGATGTTGTGTTTGTTTTGCCATTTTTGTAATTTAACTACTTATTATTTTAAAATAAATGTTCTTAGGGCGTATCCAAAAACAGAATCTAAACCACCAAGAAAACCAGCTACTGCCAAACTTACAGCCACAACCAGCAAGGTGTAATTTATAGTTTGTTTTTTTGAAGGCCAATTTACTTTCATAAGTTCGTCTTTAGCCTCCTGCACAAATGTAACAATTTTGTTCATATTTTTAGGGTTTTTTAAAAAGCCCCTGGGGCTTTCTTATGGTTTAAACATACATTATTAAACGTTTGCTGTCAAATTGTGTGGGCGATCGGGGACTTGAACCTCGGACCTCGTCATTATCAGTGACGCGCTCTAACCAGCTGAGCTAATCGCCCTTAATATGAACTATACTGTGAACCTTTCTTTCATTGTTTGAGTCAAATTATAATAGATGACAGAAATTAAAACAAGATTTTATTCTTGTTTTACAGAGAAAATCCATAAATTAAGAACTGCTTTATTATATACTGTCAAAATAAAACCGGCAAGAGATATGTTGATTTATTACTGCCTGTAATTTTAGCCGTATCCCAATGACTTTATTATCGCACAAAGAGAAATTCTTGGTATTATAAAGTTAGTATTAGCTCAAAATTTTGGTTACTGTCCGCAAATGTTCGACGCTGTGCCGCCGCAAGCAACAGACATCGTACCAGCGCTATTCCAAGTCCCATTATAACACTCCCTAATATCATAACTACTTCCAGCACCAGGACAGGCATATACAAAAGTAAGAACATTGCAATGTGCACCGTTGCTGTAAGTTTTTGAACCATAAGTGCAAAGCTGGGGAGTTGCTTCACATACCACTGTTCCGTCAGAGTTGATGGTCCGAATAGCTAAGCCCGCAGCGCAAGTACCCGTTACTCTTCTTTGTAAATAAGTTGTGTCAGCTGAAATAGTTCCAGTAGTCGTAATCGGACCTCCAGTTAATCCTGTTCCGGTACTTAACTGAGTAACAGTTCCTGTTCCGCCACTAATAGTTTTCCATGAAGCTAAACCGTTAGCATCAGAAGTTAACACTTTGCCTACACCCTGGGTTCCGTCAGTAATTTTAATTTTCCCAATTAAATCCAATTTAGCTGCGGGTGTTGTTGTGCCGATACCAACGATACCATCAAAAACAGCATTGCTATAACCACGTAAGGCTCCATTGATTCCCAAAGCTCCAGCTTTAATTTGAGAAGAATTATCCGTAAGAATATCATCATTTGCATTTATATCACCCGTATTATTAATAGTGGTACCAGAAATAGAAATACCTGTGCCAGCATTGTAAGTTGTCCCACCGCCACTCGGCCAAGTGCTTCTGCAGTCACTTCCAATACAAAGACTGGTTTTCCCTTGCACTGATCCTTCTGCGCTAATTGAACCAGAGGAGCCAAAAGAACCGATTTTAATTTGGGGAGTGCCACTGGTATTTATCGGCGCTCCAATGTTTCCTTCTGGAGCTATTGTAGTTGGTTCAGTCCAAGCTTTGACAAATTGCAAGGAAACACCAAACATTATTCCAACAACAATAACGCTCGTCCAATAAGTAATGTTTTTGATCATGTTTTTGTTTTAAGAATTTAGTGAAATATGCTGGTATTTTACCATATAATTTAAATTTCACGAAATCTTTCTAAACTCTCTATAATTAAGAATACAGGCAGGATTCTGCGGTTAAAACAAAAAACACTATCTGAAAAGATAGTATCTTAATTGAATATTTATTAAAGGTGTGTTCAAACCTTTACTTAGACCTTGGTAAAGCCATTAGTAGGGTATTTAAACATGGATTTGTGGACCGGACAGGACTTGAACCCGCTACCTCCTCAGTGCAAATGAGGCGCTCTACCAGGTGAGCTACCGGCCCAAAAATAAAAACAACTAAAAACCATTATACACCGGCATAACCCGCTTGTCCATACTTCCCGGTCACTTTGTAAAATAAACCATTATTACAATCATAGCTAGCACTAACCTGTACCAAAAAAATGGAGCGTAACCAACTTTCTGAATAAAGCACAGCATATATTTAATAGCCAGATATCCGCTTACGGCAGCCGCTAAAATACCCAATAAAATAGGAACATTAATCCCTGTTTTAAAAAGTTCCGGGATTTTAAAAATTGCCGCCCCAAAAATTATTGGCGTGGAAAGGAGAAAAGAAAATCTAGCCGCCTGCTCTCTAGATAAACCGCAAGCCAAAGCTGCTGTCATAGTGGCGCCTGATCTGGAAACCCCAGGAATAATAGCTACGGCCTGTGAAAGTCCTATAATAATCGCGTCTTTAAAACTAGTGTTTTGTATATCCTTTTTATGGATTGCGTATCTATCAACTAAATATAAAATCAGACCGACTATGCTCAAAGTAAAAGCTATAATCAGAGGATGGCGAAAAGCTTGTTCGGCTTGAGTCTCGAGTAAAAATCCAAAAATAGCTCCCGGAACAGATGCAATAACCAAAAGCCACAATAAGCTAGCTGAATAATTTTTAGTTTCATTAATCTTTAGCTTAAAGTTTGTGTGAAAAATATTATTTGATGCTACTGAAAAAATTTCCAGCCAATCTTTCCAAAAAAATCCTATGACTGCAATGAGCGTTCCTATGTGAAGTGCCACATCAAAAGAAAGTCCTGGATCCTGCCAGCCAAAAAAATACGGTGCCAAAATCAGATGCGCAGTTGAAGAAATCGGCAAAAATTCTCCAAGTCCCTGAATGATTCCTAAAATTGTCGACTGAAAAATTTCCATGACTATTTTTTACCAATCAATAAAATATTTCTTTTATCTATTATCTCACATTTCTCCACCTTAAATCCAGCGTCAGAGAATAATTTACGCAATTCTCTTTTTGTAAAAGCATGATGATATCTTTGAAATTTTTTGCCCTCATTATCAGTAAAAGAAACATAACAATCATTCCAGTCCATATTCCTATCCCCTTTTAATTTACCCAACCAGTTTTTAAAAATATTTTTTATATATTTTTTTTGCCACAAATTCCAAGTTGTGATAATAATATATCCTTCTTTTTTTATAATTCTGTATAATTCTTTAGCGACATCTTCTCGATATTTTTTAGATGGAAAATGATGAAAGACTGCAATAGAAAAAATTATGTTGAAAGATTCGCTTGGCAATGATAGACTATCAGAATTAGATATCTTTTGAAAATTATTGGCTTTATTAGGATATTTTTCCTTAGCAGTATTAATAAGCTTTTCTGAGATATCTATACCCAAATAGTCGATTTTTTTATTAAAAAATAGCTCTAAAAGGCGTCCATTGCCGCAGCCGAAATCTAGCACTTTCTCCCCTTCTTTGGCATAATCAGCGATAAATTCCAATCCGCGCCAAAAATATTTCCTGGTTTCAG from Candidatus Moraniibacteriota bacterium includes:
- the rplK gene encoding 50S ribosomal protein L11, whose amino-acid sequence is MAKKIKIIIKLQVVGGKANPAPPIGPVLGQHGIAIQEFCTRFNDATKDKMGEVVPVEITVYEDRSFDFIMKTAPAAELLKKAAGIGKGAANPLKDKVGKVTKAQLEEIAKKKMVDLNANDVEGAMKIVAGTARSMGIKIE
- the nusG gene encoding transcription termination/antitermination protein NusG, which gives rise to MAKQTQHHGRAWYVIHTYSGYEDNVARNLKQRIESMDMQDLIFDVMVPKENKIKIKNGKRTVFEERIYPGYVLVNMVVTDASWYVVRNTPNVTGFIGLGTTPTPVDPHEIEMLKKRMGVAEPKYKIDLKAGDSIKINEGPFKDFDGKVQEFDEDKGKVKVLVSIFGRETPVELDFLQVSKI
- the secE gene encoding preprotein translocase subunit SecE; the encoded protein is MNKIVTFVQEAKDELMKVNWPSKKQTINYTLLVVAVSLAVAGFLGGLDSVFGYALRTFILK
- a CDS encoding undecaprenyl-diphosphate phosphatase → MEIFQSTILGIIQGLGEFLPISSTAHLILAPYFFGWQDPGLSFDVALHIGTLIAVIGFFWKDWLEIFSVASNNIFHTNFKLKINETKNYSASLLWLLVIASVPGAIFGFLLETQAEQAFRHPLIIAFTLSIVGLILYLVDRYAIHKKDIQNTSFKDAIIIGLSQAVAIIPGVSRSGATMTAALACGLSREQAARFSFLLSTPIIFGAAIFKIPELFKTGINVPILLGILAAAVSGYLAIKYMLCFIQKVGYAPFFWYRLVLAMIVIMVYFTK
- a CDS encoding class I SAM-dependent methyltransferase, encoding MDQKIKEKILKETEHGYNSMAEKFSETRKYFWRGLEFIADYAKEGEKVLDFGCGNGRLLELFFNKKIDYLGIDISEKLINTAKEKYPNKANNFQKISNSDSLSLPSESFNIIFSIAVFHHFPSKKYREDVAKELYRIIKKEGYIIITTWNLWQKKYIKNIFKNWLGKLKGDRNMDWNDCYVSFTDNEGKKFQRYHHAFTKRELRKLFSDAGFKVEKCEIIDKRNILLIGKK